In the Pocillopora verrucosa isolate sample1 chromosome 4, ASM3666991v2, whole genome shotgun sequence genome, CGGCTGCTCGCCAACAAATTTACAGCGCTGTATCAAGTTCACGCATGCATAGAACTAGCAAATTACTGTTCGAGGTATTAGGACGCATGTTGTGATACTGTATGGCTCAACTGCACAGGAGCATTGCACTTGGTAGCTGGCTTTGGATTTTGGACTTCCGGCTTAAGCCCTGACAGAACACCAAGCATATTGAGTCATTAAATCGTATTTCGGAAGTCTCAAACTAATCAAACTCTCCTCATTTTAGAGTTGAAGCTGCATCTCGAGccaaaaatttgcaaaggaGTTTATTCAACTGTTGCGTGACCCTCACGGTTTGTTTTCGCAGTGGAAAATCGCCACCTCGTTGATCGTGACAGAAAAATTGTACTTACCTTGACTTTGTACATGGAGTCATCATGTCGCTTTCTCCACCTACGTCTCGTCTTCCTTGGAAACACAGCTGACCATTTATCTCAATGCCAATTCGGAACTGATGCGGAGAAGACCAGTCTGAGTAAATTTCTTGCCTTCTTGTTAACGGTGATTTTATAAAGATCCAAACTGCAATTGTTAGGTCGGTTTTTTGGAAAGGAACTGATGAAGTCTCTGCGAACGTCCCTTGGGTTCCGTCTAAATACAGAACAGTTCTGCCGCTTTTCCGGACAAACTTTGCCGCTCCTCGTAATCTAGAATaaacaaaagtgatttttagTAAATCATAGGGCTTAACGATgacgtgaaaaaataattaaattcttTAAGAAGATCTTGAAgagaaggtgaaaaaaaattctgaggaAAAAGAGTCGTGGGGTCTGTTGCGCACAATCAGAAACCGCCAAAACATTTCATGCTTAGGCAACAAACTGCCGGAAAGAACATCGCTCTAGACAGCAACTAAGAATAAAGTTCTGAgccgaaaagaaaatgattaggCCTAAGAAGcagatgaaataataaaaacattctTCCAAAACTTATCGCTAAAACTGGAAACCTAGAAGCCACGTATGGTATATAATTCCTTAGTGTGTAATTTTGTAAGTATTACCTGGAATTAAGAGTAAAATTATCCTCAATGAGTTTTATCCCGATTATCCTATCCTGAGCCCTATTTAATAATACTACCTCAATTCCCGTTGTAGAATAATTTAAAACGACAAAGCATTTTTTTCGTCAGCACTTATCCTAAAGAACTCGATTCCTTACGTTAGCGAGCTGTCCGTGCCACTGAGTGTCCAGTGAAAGAGGGAACctggaaaattttattgatacCATAATTAATGTTTCAAtggcaataattttttattattaacacCTCAATTAAGCAACCGAAGAAAGAGGAAGAATTCAAGAAGGTTCTGCTCTGCGCATGCACCTGGTAGGAGTCATGCTTGGAGGATAGGGTCAATTTTCCACTGTCCACTTCAGAAATTTCCATGCGTGATTAATATTATTGAAGGTATTGAAGACAGATCTACCTTATAAATGTGATGAATATCTAACATTGCTATaattgctcggttgataatagAGATGCGTATGCTCTGACTGGTCGAGAATTGCGTCATATCTCAGGggcgctaaatttcaaaatggccgcCTCGCGTTTTGGCAATGTCATACAGGAAGCGGCAAACGCATAAGAATAAAACACAATTCTAATCATCAGACTCCGATAATCCCCTCGACTTCGTCttggggattattcaacaatattcactgagtCTTAGCAGAATAATTGTTAAGTAATTCTAAGATAGAAAATagagaagaggaagaggaacaGTTCAAAAGCTTTCAATTAGTTTTTTGGAGGTCTCCTTGCAAAAAAGTTGATCGACAAATGATCCAGAAGTATTAAGGTACCTCTCTCTTTGTAGCACAACTtcatgttaaagaaaaatgaggTCACTCACTATAAACCAAGATATGTAATTGAAAAGAAGCAACCCATGATGCTTCAGATTTCGCGGGTAAAAATCTttacaaatcaaaattattttatatctgCGAATTGTTTGAAACGTCAGCATTGtaattgttaaaaaagagaaaaaagagaccTTTTGTCTCCAAATAACAATTGGTCCACTCGTTCTTGCCGGTATTGTAAGGGTCAAGCCAGTAATGACCATTAACAGCCTGTTCTCCTTCACTCGCCTTAATTTCTGCGCACGACTTGGCTGGCAGTTCAGGGATCGAGCCAAGAGGAACTGAagataaaaattgtgaaaaatgtAATGGATTTAAGTGATTTATAAAGTACAATGTGAGCAGGTCTTCAATAATAGCTTTTCGGAACAAGCGGTTTTTCGCTTGCGGGAGAGCACGAGGCTTTGAGGAAAGGTTTGCAAGAGGTTGAGAGCTCATTTTAGTGCTCCTCTGTAGTTTTCTGAACTAAACACAGACCCTCTCAaacaaacctctccccgactgGTCTCAAATCTTCCACGACCCCTCATTCTTACCGTGTTTGAAAAGGATCTTACTTACTTAAATACTGAACGCGCGTCCTACAgagctcttaaccctttaatccctaagagagactagcatctaatttctccttacaatatcacccctgaatcactcatttaggccacgagaataaaggaaatgatcaccaagtagagaagctcttgattttaaacaaattctccttgtcagcatgcATATTAAGGAACGTacagagagcagtatggagaatatacatactgatgttagggtgtaaagggttaatgaggACCTTCTCGTGGGCCATGAACTTCAACCCTTGAACCCCTAGCGACTccaaatctaatttctcctcatagtGTCACTcctggatcaaacattaaggtcatgagaataaagaaaatgatcaacaactaaagtagctcttgattgttaaacaaattctcttgtcggttcctcaggaaatgtatacagaacactGTGAAGAATATGCATTCGGATGTTAGGGTCTATAGGGTTAATTACTGTGACGATCGCTACTACCACCAACCTCTATCACTACCCCTACCACCATCACAGCCAGTATCACGGATGATATCCAAtggccgggggggggggggttgacAGACGGTTAGagtttggccattttacggctaatggttaacaTCATTCTTCTGTtgtcatcaaaattttttttacggttaactttctttttacgactatcggttaaaatttgtcaatttttacgccttaCGACTAATTTTGGCTGTATTACAGCTATCGGCTATCCTCATGGAAAACCTCCTCTAACAAACGACAACTTAACAAGTCATTGTTCATCAACAAGAAATACAAACTAGGAACGAAGCAAAAGGAAATCCACTACATTTCCCCATGATAATCTCTAGAGGAAAATCTTGGAATACACTTAGGAATAAACCTTGGGCAACCGATAAATTTAATCAACACCttaagctattttttttaacacccaCCTCTATTAAGATATACCGTCATGTAAATCCGTCTCGGATCTACTACATAGCCATCTGGTCTTGCCTCCATGCTACGATTATTCAGTTCGCAGATATGTTCTTCAAATACAAAGTTGATGCTCtgacatcttttttctttttcacatctCTTGACGCAAACATCCGGGCTGTTGACCCCGAATGTGTCATAGGTGTGTCCTTTCAGAGCTCTTGTGAAAGTTGACCCTTGCGATTCGCACTTGCTGATGGCGTTAGCGCATGGTGTCCTGTATACCATAAGTAGGAAAATAACCGCACACAGCACTCTCAGGACTTTGAAGGTCTCCATATCACAGCTATCAGCATATGCGGCTCCTTTAATGTACCAAAAAGTAAGTTTTTTCAGAACCAAGTAATCGTTTCTCATACTTTTCCACTTATAGCCAAGCGAAACAGAGGGGGCTGGGGAAGAGGGGCTATAGCTCTACCCTCCATCCCccgaaaaaaatagaaaagaaaactttgggGATGAGACGTGTGTTGTGCACCTATCCCCTCTATGTAGACAATTTCGCAAGCTTAACCTAAAATTGGCTTGGCAAGATCTAAAgttttttctcaagttatttaaTCAAGATCGCGCTTGGCGAGAATAGGTAAATCGGTGGCGGTATTGTACTGATAAGAAAGTGATATTATAAAACATGGCGATTTATAAGGCTTGCATTGAAAATTgaaactgcaaaaagaaaaacacttctGATTTCGTGAAGAAAAGAAGACCACTTATGGACTTAATTTTAGACAGTTGCTTTTGTTTTGGCTGGTTTTAAAACCCTGTTTTTATCCTTACTGACCGATAACCACTTTTTACTAATTAGCTGACGGAAGACACGGAAAGATTTGAGAACATGGAGGATGGGTAACTGAGCTCTGAGGTATTTGAGCTCTGTTCAATTTTTTCGGAGTGCATCATCTCTCGATAAACACAGAACTGTCCTAGGAAGTTATTGTGTTATATCCTTTTCAAAGCCACAGTTTATGCacatttcaagagtatttcctCTGCTTCACCTCGATACATGCACACATAAACATATAAGTCATCAAAGTACGATGTTATATAAACATTGAAATCCTGGTAACAAACATTAAGCCATCACCTAAGGCTACGCCAAGATGATTTGacgaaaaaagacaaaccaaTTAGCGTACTTAACGAGGGAGGAAAAAGACTTAACTCAGAATACTATAAAACAGGTGCATTTGTAGGAAGGTTACATGGGAATCTGGAGGcatcttttcaaaaaatatcaTCAGGTTTTCCCTTTTCCCCTCTTCCTCACTATCTTCAACCGCGGATTTCTTAATATTAGAGACTGGTCCATTCCGATAATGCAAAGAAATAAACCATATCCTTTCGCGAATCATCTTCTTCAGGTCAAAAAGGCTTACAACCAGTAAGAATCTAGAATTTCCCATGCCAATAAATTCATGTTTTCTCAGGGATTTGactcaaaggaaaatttgtctttgtttcactTAGTTTGACCGAACTGATTATAACAAGGAGCATTTTCGCTTTGAGCATAACATATGCTGAATAGAATCTCTTGATGCATTGATGATCAGAAAATTAAGAAGGGGTGGATATGTCTCGTTTTTAATTTACTTCACGTTTGAACTAAGCCATCTATTAATTATTGCACAAAGGTGCCTATTCTTTAATCCTTGTTtacttgtaaattattatttgcCCGTGTTACTTGAAagcacctaaaaacaaaaagtgcTAAAGTGTTGTTTTAACAATCTAGTGGATCCTCATTCAAACAAACTGGAGCTTCAGCTGAAAGTGAGAAATAACCTTGTAATATTTTCTactttctttctctatttcctCGCAAATCAAACAACTTTTGAAAGTCCAATTTTAAGTACGCCTAGAATTGAAGCATTTTAaccatatttttaaatttgcatgTTGGCTACAGCTGTTTGAAAAGGAATCACTTGAGATAAATGTAACTTTCGACGCATAGAGAATATCGCAGTGCTTCAGAAAATGCTTTGCGCAACAGGAGTTGATAAGTTGACCTGTTAACGCGCTCTTCAGGCAAATTTACCCATAATTGTACATAGGTATAGTTTGGGCTGATTCTTACCTATAGGAAGAAAATTCGTTTCCTTTGCTCGTCCAATCCCGACTACAAACGTTTCCAATGCGTTTCAGCATTAAATATGCCGGTAATATCCTCTCTGGATTTAAGCGATGTTTTTCTTGCTGGTTCTTAATGTGGGGCTCTCGTAACTACTACCCTTAATTGGATC is a window encoding:
- the LOC131796050 gene encoding uncharacterized protein, with the protein product METFKVLRVLCAVIFLLMVYRTPCANAISKCESQGSTFTRALKGHTYDTFGVNSPDVCVKRCEKEKRCQSINFVFEEHICELNNRSMEARPDGYVVDPRRIYMTVYLNRVPLGSIPELPAKSCAEIKASEGEQAVNGHYWLDPYNTGKNEWTNCYLETKGSLFHWTLSGTDSSLTLRGAAKFVRKSGRTVLYLDGTQGTFAETSSVPFQKTDLTIAVWIFIKSPLTRRQEIYSDWSSPHQFRIGIEINGQLCFQGRRDVGGESDMMTPCTKSRDVVQTDVWRHVAITWGRSERTFRIYINGERKVNHVVNDNPVLDFKNSGHALYDIGLKRDSGTTALAYFSDLVIFTHELSATQLKSDLFLNHPLHNFI